One genomic segment of Fervidobacterium pennivorans includes these proteins:
- a CDS encoding metallophosphoesterase, translating to MRNIIFISDLHIGDGNSKDDFSQDELFNNFINEWNDLENPELVIVGDGFEILESEIVRHAGLKPFWEIVHSLDGKLITLIERAHPKVFEALSKFKGKIKYVIGNHDYYILKNQKLQENLKERIKNLEIVPYYYDEQTHILAVHGNQFDAINRFLEVNGEIIPPLGDFISRYMMVNFDDVLKEYLPDDVVSDYDNVRPTLDVFQWLEQISKVYETSVDLLKLWIDNFITMMREEEAKYWMKKNYPFLSKLSILFLNKIGGIKLGELLVRAVMKTRNLKKTDYLKKAAVKIFEEPGWLFRNMDGYLDKGNAIGTQYLKDIQGIVMGHNHKPGFELIKIKNDVKFYVNCGSWKPVVERKSRNIFQRYFEIFYAIARVENSGEIEIITGSVNKLRKKEVIS from the coding sequence TTGAGAAACATAATATTCATAAGTGACTTACACATCGGTGATGGGAATAGTAAAGATGATTTCAGCCAAGATGAGCTTTTCAACAATTTCATAAACGAGTGGAATGATTTGGAAAACCCAGAGCTTGTAATCGTAGGTGACGGATTTGAAATTCTCGAATCCGAAATAGTTCGTCATGCAGGTTTAAAACCGTTCTGGGAGATTGTTCATTCACTCGACGGGAAGCTCATAACACTTATAGAACGTGCTCATCCAAAGGTATTCGAAGCCCTATCAAAATTCAAGGGGAAGATTAAATACGTAATTGGTAACCATGATTATTATATTTTGAAAAACCAAAAATTGCAAGAAAACTTGAAAGAACGAATAAAGAATTTGGAAATCGTTCCGTATTACTATGATGAACAAACACACATCCTGGCAGTTCACGGTAACCAATTCGATGCTATCAACAGGTTTTTGGAAGTAAACGGCGAGATAATACCACCGCTTGGGGATTTTATATCAAGGTATATGATGGTAAACTTCGACGATGTCTTGAAAGAATACTTACCTGACGATGTGGTTAGTGATTACGATAATGTTAGACCTACCCTTGACGTTTTCCAATGGCTCGAACAAATCTCAAAGGTGTATGAGACGAGTGTTGACTTGCTTAAATTGTGGATAGACAATTTTATAACAATGATGCGTGAGGAAGAAGCTAAATACTGGATGAAAAAGAATTATCCGTTCTTGAGTAAGTTATCGATACTCTTTTTGAACAAAATTGGTGGTATAAAACTGGGCGAACTATTAGTACGTGCTGTTATGAAGACCAGAAACTTAAAGAAAACCGATTATCTAAAAAAGGCGGCAGTTAAGATATTTGAAGAACCAGGATGGCTTTTCAGGAATATGGATGGGTATTTGGATAAAGGTAACGCAATTGGGACTCAATACCTTAAAGATATACAAGGAATTGTTATGGGACATAACCATAAGCCAGGTTTTGAGCTGATTAAGATAAAAAATGATGTGAAATTCTATGTTAACTGTGGTTCTTGGAAACCAGTAGTTGAGAGAAAATCAAGGAATATCTTTCAAAGATACTTTGAGATATTTTACGCCATAGCACGTGTTGAAAATTCTGGAGAAATAGAGATTATTACAGGCTCTGTTAACAAGCTTAGGAAAAAGGAAGTGATTAGTTGA
- the rplI gene encoding 50S ribosomal protein L9, whose translation MKIVLMQDVPKLGKKGQIVNVSDGYARNFLIPKGLAKEATPEVIKELERQKEEERKRQEEQRKASEELLSELQKHVFKIKVKAGEGGKLFGSLTNSNIAEEIEKVLGKEFDKRWISLESNIKSVGLYDVVVKLPGGVSGKIKVEVVKSED comes from the coding sequence ATGAAAATTGTTCTAATGCAGGATGTTCCCAAACTTGGCAAGAAGGGACAAATTGTCAATGTCTCTGATGGATATGCAAGGAACTTCCTTATCCCAAAAGGTTTAGCTAAAGAAGCTACACCAGAGGTTATTAAGGAGTTGGAAAGGCAAAAAGAAGAGGAGAGAAAAAGACAAGAAGAACAAAGAAAGGCAAGTGAAGAACTGCTTTCCGAACTTCAAAAGCATGTTTTCAAAATCAAAGTAAAAGCTGGAGAAGGTGGCAAATTATTTGGCTCACTGACCAATTCAAACATCGCAGAAGAGATAGAAAAGGTGTTAGGAAAGGAATTTGATAAAAGATGGATATCTCTTGAATCTAATATAAAAAGCGTGGGGCTTTATGACGTAGTCGTTAAACTACCAGGCGGTGTTTCTGGAAAGATAAAGGTGGAGGTAGTAAAGAGCGAAGATTAA
- a CDS encoding penicillin-binding transpeptidase domain-containing protein produces the protein MRRYIPFFIFFIMFFYIIFGLVKVQIIDQPKHVALLNSLLARSFYNRGLRGTIYSSDGVKLAWSERIPTLVLKKYTEEDEKQLRKYIDDSQIAVLKNSGSVEITWEQAFILQSKGYQIIPVEKRKSYGFLYHIVGSVNKDGEGIAGLEYVYNDVLKGKLSVSYGIRSPGGKYSQNILENLGENGLDLQTTINFKLQKYAYDLLTGLATPSVIIVSDVRTGDILAMVSYPSPDVDLNEVDTLTWEKLVSDPLNPLLNRAISNVYPPGSTFKVITAIAQMLYGHPSTLSCGGVFHYRDSKGRITASYKDWLTTGHGVVDLRKAIRVSCNVYFYNAALDVGIDKLVSVSRTFYLDQRTGISLPGEVAGTLPSPEWKLKKFGEKWYPGDTVLFGIGQGFLDFTPIQILSLYNTIANKGMFVKPRLVLNEEVSTKKVALNIPESVWDALIDGLEQVTTIQGPATSGGTAAKSFRDFKITVAGKTGTAQTHSGPPHAWFVGFAPSRNPKYSVVVLIENGESGGHNAAPVARKVFDFMLENGFFDEEKNEKQEK, from the coding sequence ATGAGGCGATATATACCGTTCTTCATATTCTTTATCATGTTTTTCTACATAATTTTTGGGCTTGTGAAAGTTCAAATAATAGACCAGCCGAAACACGTAGCACTCTTGAACTCCCTACTTGCTCGAAGCTTTTACAACAGAGGACTTCGCGGGACGATATATTCCTCAGATGGGGTCAAACTTGCTTGGAGTGAAAGGATACCAACACTTGTTTTGAAGAAATACACAGAGGAAGATGAGAAACAACTGAGAAAGTACATCGACGACTCTCAAATTGCTGTTTTAAAAAACAGTGGTAGTGTAGAAATTACATGGGAACAAGCGTTTATTTTGCAAAGCAAAGGCTATCAAATAATTCCTGTTGAAAAACGCAAATCATACGGGTTTCTTTATCACATCGTTGGTAGTGTAAATAAGGATGGCGAAGGTATTGCGGGACTTGAGTATGTTTATAATGATGTACTCAAAGGTAAATTGTCAGTATCATACGGTATTAGGTCACCGGGTGGAAAGTATAGCCAAAACATCTTAGAGAATCTTGGAGAAAATGGTCTGGACCTCCAGACTACAATCAATTTTAAGCTTCAGAAGTATGCATATGACTTACTTACGGGACTTGCTACACCCTCTGTTATCATAGTAAGTGATGTCCGAACAGGTGATATTCTTGCAATGGTTTCCTATCCTTCACCGGATGTGGACTTAAACGAGGTTGATACACTTACATGGGAGAAACTGGTTAGTGACCCACTCAACCCCTTGCTTAACAGAGCCATATCAAACGTTTATCCCCCCGGTTCTACTTTTAAGGTAATTACGGCCATTGCTCAGATGCTTTATGGTCATCCATCTACACTTTCTTGTGGGGGAGTTTTTCACTACAGAGATTCAAAAGGAAGGATTACCGCAAGCTATAAAGATTGGCTTACCACAGGGCATGGTGTTGTAGATTTAAGAAAAGCAATACGTGTGTCCTGTAATGTGTATTTCTATAATGCAGCTCTAGATGTTGGGATTGATAAGCTTGTTAGTGTTTCAAGGACATTTTACCTTGACCAGAGAACTGGTATCAGTTTACCAGGAGAAGTTGCCGGGACTCTACCATCACCCGAGTGGAAATTAAAAAAATTCGGTGAAAAATGGTACCCTGGTGACACAGTTCTTTTTGGGATTGGCCAAGGTTTTCTTGATTTTACCCCCATTCAAATTCTCAGTCTTTACAACACAATAGCTAACAAAGGCATGTTTGTCAAACCAAGGCTGGTTTTGAACGAGGAAGTTTCAACTAAGAAAGTAGCACTAAATATTCCTGAATCTGTGTGGGATGCATTAATAGACGGATTAGAACAGGTAACAACTATTCAAGGACCGGCCACCAGTGGTGGAACAGCTGCGAAAAGTTTCAGAGATTTTAAAATCACCGTTGCAGGTAAAACAGGTACAGCCCAAACGCACAGCGGTCCTCCTCATGCTTGGTTTGTAGGGTTTGCACCTTCCAGAAATCCAAAGTATTCTGTTGTTGTGCTGATAGAAAATGGAGAAAGTGGTGGACATAATGCAGCACCGGTGGCTCGTAAAGTATTTGACTTTATGCTGGAAAATGGTTTCTTTGATGAAGAAAAAAACGAAAAACAGGAAAAGTAG
- a CDS encoding thioredoxin family protein — protein sequence MKIRAWYFKNDKCGVCVAFLPKMKRIAGDYNLDLEVVDVIENPEIAGQNMVFTVPTIIFVDSEGNELKRFARNFSEFEIREHIQRMYDILGIEVDEK from the coding sequence ATGAAAATAAGAGCATGGTATTTCAAAAACGATAAATGTGGTGTATGTGTTGCTTTTTTACCAAAAATGAAGAGAATAGCCGGGGACTACAATCTTGATCTGGAAGTTGTAGATGTGATTGAAAACCCCGAGATAGCTGGTCAGAACATGGTTTTCACAGTGCCAACAATAATATTCGTGGACAGTGAGGGAAATGAGTTGAAAAGATTTGCAAGAAACTTTTCTGAATTTGAAATAAGAGAACACATTCAAAGGATGTATGATATACTTGGTATAGAAGTAGATGAGAAGTAA
- the prmC gene encoding peptide chain release factor N(5)-glutamine methyltransferase — protein sequence MKFSQIVQAYKDKGLPEREALLLIAKVLGKKKEYVIAHFYDECPEEFLESVITLFEKRLTGYPLQYIIGEVEFYGRTFYIEEGVLIPRWETEGLVELSLEYIRKYKLRKVLDIGVGSGVIAITIALECTNDKELSALGVEVFGTDVNEKAIALARKNAMRYSIKCDFRLGEYAEPFKDDWDSIDIIVSNPPYVRKGTQLQKELEFEPQEALFGGEDGLEFYKEFFKRYETSGKIVIMEIGEDQGEKLKALTGGEVLKDLAGKDRYLIVNKRG from the coding sequence ATGAAATTTTCTCAAATCGTGCAGGCTTACAAAGACAAAGGGCTTCCCGAGCGGGAGGCTCTTCTTTTGATTGCAAAAGTGCTAGGAAAGAAAAAAGAATACGTAATTGCACATTTCTATGACGAATGTCCAGAGGAGTTCCTTGAGTCTGTAATAACACTGTTTGAAAAGCGACTCACAGGATACCCACTCCAATATATCATAGGAGAAGTCGAGTTCTACGGTAGGACTTTCTACATAGAAGAAGGCGTTCTCATTCCCAGGTGGGAAACGGAAGGGCTTGTTGAGTTGAGTTTGGAATACATAAGAAAGTACAAGCTGAGAAAAGTTTTGGATATCGGAGTTGGGAGTGGAGTTATTGCGATAACGATAGCCTTAGAATGCACTAATGACAAAGAGCTTTCCGCACTAGGAGTGGAGGTTTTTGGAACAGATGTAAACGAAAAGGCTATAGCGTTGGCAAGGAAGAATGCAATGCGATACTCAATAAAATGCGATTTTAGATTAGGGGAATACGCAGAACCTTTCAAGGATGATTGGGATAGTATAGATATTATAGTTTCCAATCCACCATATGTGAGAAAAGGTACGCAACTTCAAAAAGAACTTGAATTTGAGCCACAAGAAGCACTTTTCGGTGGTGAAGATGGATTGGAGTTTTACAAAGAATTCTTCAAACGTTACGAAACCTCAGGTAAAATTGTTATAATGGAGATAGGTGAAGACCAAGGCGAGAAGTTGAAAGCACTAACAGGTGGTGAGGTGTTGAAAGACCTCGCAGGGAAAGATAGGTATTTGATAGTGAACAAGAGGGGTTAA
- a CDS encoding CBS domain-containing protein yields MKVITTHNNPDFDGFASCVGMKKLHPDFEIVISGVPMQNLKEYLRLYEDAFPYLTSEQIAKVEEGIEELIIVDTPGLERIGDEIKRKLKPGAKITIVDHHPDIRSDEDSESTVNNAAYNVTKIIQQSGAATSIVTKMMKERGIKPNKMESTLLGIGIYEDTGSLLFSSTTLDDIDAIRYLFEHGLEVEIVAEYVKFDLTIDQKLLLQNLLQNTQVYTIDNHVITITYAETEKFIGGLSAVVAKYWYAQEPETLITVVRMGKKVFIVGRTKSPDVDIRGLVSEFGGGGHRQAASATLSMVAVEEVIHKVLSLLPKYISSGLKAKDIMSSPVRTALAFETIEQVNKIMEVTGHNGIPIVEGDRLVGIVTKKTIEKAINHGLGKRPVKSVMTSKLITAKTDTPVSTLKKLMIEHDVGRIPILDENNILVGIVTRSDIIRASQKQLVQTSQEHEPSFNFKNITEIIYERLDRRIINLLRLIGVYGNEIKMPVYVVGGFVRDLLLNIPNYDIDVVVEGNGIEFAKYVGKQLDAIVVPYEKFYTATLVFKDGFKIDVATARTEYYEKPGELPQVDVSTIKKDLYRRDFTINAMAIKLNPNEFGVLYDFFNCQKDLEEGIIRILHNLSFIEDPTRMIRAVRFESRYNFKIEEHTLEILKRNLEANYLERVSGARIRQEIEKILEERQPLIAIRRLAELGILKHIFPKTYYTPTMDEKLERVFRFLPLVKQRYQNISDFYAISTVLLEFYDKETLDFMRNRYGYPKKFIESLKFTENMMLPLKSMIESQLSFSDIYKVIGKGNPYIFIHLSAYLDDEGQQYLLRYIDAILNTKLEKVTGKYVMEKFNLKSGPVINEILETLYAMKLDNPNLDEILTVEKIFEETQNKINKAEVSENTNR; encoded by the coding sequence TTGAAGGTTATAACCACCCACAATAATCCTGATTTCGATGGTTTTGCTTCTTGCGTGGGAATGAAAAAACTCCATCCCGATTTTGAAATTGTCATCTCAGGGGTTCCAATGCAAAATCTCAAAGAATACCTCCGATTGTACGAGGATGCGTTCCCTTATTTAACAAGTGAGCAAATTGCGAAAGTTGAGGAGGGAATAGAAGAGTTAATTATCGTCGATACTCCTGGACTGGAGAGAATTGGTGATGAGATAAAAAGAAAACTTAAGCCTGGTGCCAAAATAACGATAGTTGACCACCACCCGGATATCAGAAGTGATGAAGATTCAGAAAGCACAGTTAATAATGCAGCTTACAACGTCACCAAAATTATCCAGCAGTCAGGTGCGGCTACAAGTATAGTAACAAAAATGATGAAGGAACGTGGAATCAAACCAAATAAAATGGAGTCAACGTTACTTGGAATCGGTATATACGAGGACACGGGTAGCTTGTTATTTTCAAGTACTACTTTAGATGATATTGATGCGATAAGGTATTTATTCGAACATGGGTTGGAAGTAGAGATAGTAGCCGAATACGTGAAATTCGACCTGACAATTGACCAGAAGTTACTGCTCCAAAATCTTCTGCAGAATACACAAGTTTATACAATTGACAATCATGTAATCACAATCACGTATGCAGAAACCGAAAAATTCATAGGTGGGCTTTCAGCAGTCGTTGCAAAATACTGGTATGCACAAGAACCAGAAACACTCATCACTGTGGTGAGAATGGGTAAGAAAGTCTTTATTGTAGGAAGGACGAAATCACCTGACGTGGACATAAGAGGATTGGTAAGTGAGTTTGGAGGCGGTGGGCACAGGCAAGCAGCTTCCGCTACTCTTTCGATGGTGGCCGTTGAAGAGGTTATACACAAAGTGTTGAGCCTGCTTCCAAAGTATATTTCCTCAGGCCTCAAGGCAAAAGATATAATGTCTTCTCCTGTTAGAACAGCTTTGGCTTTTGAGACTATAGAACAGGTGAATAAAATAATGGAAGTAACAGGTCATAATGGCATACCGATTGTTGAAGGAGACCGACTTGTTGGAATCGTAACTAAAAAAACAATAGAAAAGGCAATTAACCATGGTCTAGGTAAAAGACCCGTAAAATCGGTGATGACTTCGAAACTTATCACGGCAAAAACAGATACACCCGTGAGTACTCTAAAAAAACTCATGATTGAACACGATGTTGGAAGAATTCCGATTTTGGATGAAAACAATATACTCGTTGGAATAGTTACAAGGTCCGATATCATAAGGGCAAGTCAAAAACAGCTTGTGCAAACGTCTCAAGAACACGAACCCAGCTTTAATTTCAAAAACATTACCGAGATTATCTATGAAAGACTCGATAGAAGGATTATCAATTTATTAAGACTCATCGGTGTGTACGGAAATGAAATAAAAATGCCTGTTTACGTGGTTGGAGGATTTGTTAGGGATTTGCTTTTGAATATTCCAAACTACGACATCGACGTAGTAGTGGAAGGGAACGGAATAGAATTTGCAAAGTACGTTGGGAAGCAGCTCGACGCGATTGTTGTTCCGTACGAGAAATTTTACACAGCAACGCTTGTTTTCAAAGATGGGTTCAAAATAGACGTAGCTACAGCTCGAACAGAATACTATGAGAAACCTGGAGAATTACCACAAGTTGATGTGAGCACGATAAAGAAAGACCTTTACAGAAGAGATTTCACGATAAATGCGATGGCTATAAAATTAAATCCTAATGAGTTCGGTGTACTTTATGACTTCTTCAACTGTCAGAAGGACTTGGAAGAAGGCATCATTAGAATTTTGCACAACCTTAGCTTCATCGAAGATCCAACACGGATGATTCGAGCTGTTAGATTTGAATCAAGGTACAACTTCAAAATAGAAGAGCATACGCTCGAGATTTTGAAAAGAAACTTAGAAGCAAATTACTTAGAAAGGGTATCTGGTGCAAGGATAAGACAGGAGATAGAGAAAATATTGGAAGAAAGGCAGCCTTTAATTGCGATAAGGCGCTTGGCAGAACTTGGCATTTTGAAACATATCTTTCCAAAAACGTACTACACACCCACGATGGACGAGAAGTTGGAAAGAGTTTTCAGATTTTTGCCGTTGGTTAAGCAGAGGTATCAGAATATAAGCGATTTCTATGCGATATCAACTGTGCTCTTGGAATTTTACGACAAGGAAACGTTAGATTTTATGAGAAATCGTTACGGATATCCAAAGAAGTTCATAGAGAGTCTGAAATTCACTGAGAATATGATGTTACCACTGAAATCAATGATTGAATCCCAACTGAGTTTTTCAGATATTTACAAGGTAATTGGCAAGGGCAATCCTTATATATTTATCCATCTTTCGGCATACTTAGACGACGAAGGTCAACAATACCTTCTAAGGTACATCGATGCCATTCTCAATACGAAACTCGAAAAAGTCACCGGAAAATACGTTATGGAGAAATTCAACCTTAAATCAGGTCCGGTTATAAACGAAATTCTTGAAACGTTATATGCGATGAAATTGGATAACCCAAATCTTGATGAAATTTTGACTGTTGAAAAGATATTCGAAGAAACTCAAAATAAAATAAATAAAGCAGAAGTTTCTGAAAATACGAATCGATAA
- a CDS encoding metal-sulfur cluster assembly factor — MTKEELKTAVWNKLKEVIDWEIGLDVVTLGLVYDIQVDDQNNVKVLMTMTTPMCPLAGGIMSDAEMKIRTIEGVNNVEVELTFDPPWTPDRIDPIIRKQLGI; from the coding sequence ATGACAAAAGAAGAATTGAAAACAGCGGTGTGGAACAAGCTTAAAGAGGTCATTGATTGGGAAATAGGACTTGACGTAGTAACACTTGGTCTTGTTTACGATATCCAGGTCGATGACCAAAACAACGTCAAAGTGCTTATGACGATGACAACCCCTATGTGTCCACTTGCTGGTGGGATTATGAGCGATGCAGAGATGAAAATAAGAACAATCGAAGGCGTGAACAATGTTGAAGTCGAGTTAACATTTGACCCACCATGGACACCAGATAGGATAGACCCTATCATACGAAAACAACTCGGGATTTAG
- a CDS encoding ferritin-like domain-containing protein, giving the protein MEKVVGILRFALMREIEGREFYKEKAKKVSSKEIKDLLEGLAYMEEDHVRFIENLMKKVENNVEVTLDDAQQAIVRTDFFEGREKSEMVNGSLDQLANDLAILRMAYLIEEDFEKFYKESAEKVSDPEMKKILNLLGTWENGHKKALEEAYEEAKRSYWNQQGFEPLF; this is encoded by the coding sequence ATGGAGAAAGTGGTAGGTATCTTGAGATTTGCATTGATGCGAGAAATCGAAGGAAGAGAATTTTACAAAGAAAAGGCGAAAAAGGTATCAAGTAAAGAAATCAAAGACCTTCTGGAAGGACTTGCGTACATGGAGGAGGACCATGTCAGGTTTATTGAGAATTTAATGAAGAAAGTAGAAAACAATGTAGAAGTGACTCTTGACGATGCACAACAAGCAATAGTTCGAACAGACTTCTTTGAAGGAAGAGAAAAATCAGAGATGGTGAATGGCTCATTAGACCAGTTGGCAAATGACCTTGCGATATTGAGAATGGCTTACCTTATTGAAGAAGACTTTGAGAAATTTTACAAAGAGAGCGCAGAGAAAGTATCAGACCCTGAAATGAAAAAGATTTTGAATTTACTTGGAACTTGGGAAAACGGTCACAAAAAAGCTTTAGAAGAAGCTTACGAGGAAGCGAAAAGAAGTTATTGGAACCAGCAAGGTTTTGAACCTCTCTTCTAA
- the glmM gene encoding phosphoglucosamine mutase — protein MKLFGTDGIRGVVNEELTPEIAFRLGNALGKYVSNRIFIAKDTRASGDMLEAAIIAGATAAGATVYRCGVLPTPALAIITKLEDAVGVMISASHNPPEFNGLKVISKGFKLPDEVEDNLEKRMKELHYVSYSEIGCVVDYKLAFEEYANYVIQQFPNLDLSGLKILVDAGNGAAYETTPYVLKQLGAKVEVINNNPDGYNINVDCGSTNPEQAMKRMTNHNLAILHDGDADRCILLDERKQEVHGDKIMGMCAVQMKNEGRLKNDIVVGTVLSNMGLEVFLRKHGVKLLRAKVGDRYVLEQMLEHGANLGGERSGHIIFLDKSTTGDGLITALETIRTMVLSGKELSELADEVPDYPQVMLNIKCKNKLVVEHKDVKELIEKYKREDTDIIVRPSGTEPLVRVFVQGPDEEYINNVAYEIAGKIEELVKGEENA, from the coding sequence ATGAAACTGTTTGGGACAGATGGAATAAGGGGAGTTGTTAACGAGGAGCTTACTCCGGAAATAGCGTTCAGGTTGGGGAATGCGCTTGGAAAATACGTTAGCAACAGGATATTTATAGCCAAAGATACAAGGGCAAGTGGGGATATGTTGGAAGCAGCTATTATAGCTGGTGCGACGGCTGCAGGTGCAACAGTTTACCGGTGTGGTGTGCTTCCAACTCCTGCACTGGCGATTATAACCAAACTCGAGGATGCCGTAGGGGTAATGATTTCTGCTTCACACAATCCTCCTGAATTCAATGGATTAAAGGTTATCTCGAAAGGTTTTAAGTTGCCAGATGAGGTAGAGGACAATTTGGAAAAACGGATGAAAGAGCTTCATTATGTTTCTTACAGTGAGATAGGTTGCGTAGTTGACTACAAGCTTGCTTTTGAGGAATATGCAAACTACGTTATTCAACAATTCCCAAATTTAGATTTGTCAGGTTTGAAGATATTGGTTGATGCCGGAAATGGAGCAGCGTATGAAACAACACCTTATGTTTTAAAACAACTCGGAGCAAAAGTAGAAGTGATTAATAATAATCCGGATGGTTATAATATAAACGTAGATTGCGGTTCTACAAACCCGGAACAAGCCATGAAACGGATGACCAATCACAATCTTGCGATACTCCACGATGGGGATGCTGACAGGTGTATCTTGTTAGATGAGAGAAAACAGGAAGTCCATGGGGATAAGATAATGGGAATGTGCGCAGTTCAAATGAAAAACGAAGGTCGATTGAAAAACGACATCGTTGTAGGAACTGTACTTTCCAATATGGGACTCGAGGTCTTCCTTAGAAAACACGGCGTTAAGCTTCTGAGAGCTAAGGTTGGGGACAGATACGTCCTTGAACAAATGCTTGAGCATGGAGCAAATCTTGGTGGTGAAAGAAGCGGGCACATAATCTTCTTGGATAAGTCTACGACAGGTGACGGGTTAATAACTGCGTTGGAGACGATAAGAACTATGGTTTTAAGTGGTAAGGAGCTTTCGGAATTAGCTGATGAGGTTCCAGATTATCCACAAGTAATGCTTAATATCAAATGCAAAAACAAACTCGTCGTGGAACACAAGGATGTGAAAGAACTTATTGAAAAATACAAGCGAGAGGATACCGATATAATTGTCAGACCTTCTGGGACAGAACCACTTGTCAGAGTCTTTGTCCAGGGACCGGACGAAGAATATATCAACAACGTGGCATATGAGATAGCTGGAAAGATAGAGGAACTTGTGAAAGGAGAGGAAAACGCATGA
- a CDS encoding MBL fold metallo-hydrolase produces the protein MNIIAFSKALYSTWIYYSPERILFDAGEGVATMLTNKIYAVRHVFLTHGHVDHIAGLWSIINTRNNAMGDREKPLTVYYPSGNKGIELYADFLRKANSELRFKLDFVPLKDGEKVFLRNSTTTNRYIKPFSVVHTYSETAFGYHLIEVRRRLKEEYRNLPKEEITRLVKSYGSESVTETYEKKILTISGDTILLKKEDVADTEILFHECTFLKKEDRKFNNHASLDEVIELVQDANVQTLILYHISSRYIRSIEKVIRKMQIPGTKILYVHPERVFEF, from the coding sequence ATGAATATAATAGCTTTTTCCAAGGCACTCTATTCCACGTGGATTTATTATTCACCTGAGCGCATTCTTTTCGATGCTGGTGAAGGCGTCGCAACGATGCTAACAAACAAAATTTATGCGGTTAGACACGTGTTTTTAACGCATGGACACGTCGACCATATAGCAGGCTTATGGTCAATAATCAATACCAGAAACAACGCAATGGGAGATAGAGAAAAACCTCTGACCGTTTATTATCCTTCTGGTAACAAGGGAATTGAATTATATGCGGACTTCCTTAGGAAAGCAAATAGCGAGCTACGGTTCAAACTTGATTTTGTCCCATTGAAAGATGGAGAAAAGGTGTTTTTGAGAAATTCGACAACAACTAATCGTTACATAAAACCATTCAGTGTCGTTCATACCTACAGTGAAACAGCTTTTGGATATCACCTAATCGAAGTCCGCAGGAGATTGAAGGAAGAATACAGAAACCTTCCGAAAGAAGAAATAACAAGGCTTGTAAAATCATACGGAAGCGAGAGTGTAACGGAAACTTATGAAAAGAAAATTCTCACCATATCTGGTGACACCATTTTACTAAAAAAGGAAGATGTAGCAGATACAGAAATTCTCTTTCATGAGTGTACCTTTTTGAAAAAAGAAGATAGGAAATTCAACAACCATGCCTCTTTGGACGAAGTGATAGAGCTCGTTCAAGATGCAAACGTTCAAACACTCATTTTGTATCACATATCCTCAAGGTACATAAGGAGCATAGAAAAGGTCATTAGGAAAATGCAAATTCCCGGCACAAAGATTTTGTATGTTCATCCTGAAAGAGTGTTTGAGTTTTGA